In the Scyliorhinus torazame isolate Kashiwa2021f chromosome 22, sScyTor2.1, whole genome shotgun sequence genome, one interval contains:
- the phpt1 gene encoding 14 kDa phosphohistidine phosphatase produces MAADLQSVDDVKIDPSGIFKYVLIRVSQDDDSGAEKDIVRGWASAEYHADIYDQVSTSIEKLGLHCECQGGGRINHNSAEKKITVYGYSMGFGRADHEITTAILKSRYPDYSVTWTNEGY; encoded by the exons ATGGCGGCCGATCTGCAATCTGTGGACGATGTGAAGATTGACCCGAGCGggatttttaaatatgttttaatcCGGGTTTCGCAGGACGACGACAGCGGCGCAGAGAAGGACATCGTGCGGGGGTGGGCTTCTGCTGAGTATCACG CTGACATCTATGATCAGGTGTCGACCTCGATTGAGAAACTGGGTCTGCATTGTGAGTGCCAAGGCGGAGGTCGAATTAACCACAATAGCGCAGAGAAAAAGATCACCGTGTATGGATACTCCATG GGCTTTGGCCGGGCAGATCATGAGATAACTACAGCCATCCTGAAATCCAGGTACCCAGACTACAGCGTGACCTGGACAAATGAGGGTTACTGA